The following proteins come from a genomic window of Cronobacter muytjensii ATCC 51329:
- the exoX gene encoding exodeoxyribonuclease X — protein sequence MLRIIDTETCGLQGGVVEVASVDIIDGAIVNPMSDLVRPDRPISHQAMAIHKITEAMVADKPYIEEIIPRYHGSPWYVAHNASFDRKVLPEMPGEWICTVKLARRLWPGIRYSNMGLYKSLKLQVETPPGLHHHRALFDCYITAALLLEIMKVSGWTPEEMVNITGRPQLIVTLPFGKYRGEPVAEIAGRDPGYLRWMLNNVKQLNPDLRLTLKHYLDND from the coding sequence ATGCTACGGATTATTGATACCGAAACCTGCGGCCTGCAGGGCGGCGTTGTCGAAGTGGCGTCGGTCGATATTATCGACGGCGCTATCGTCAACCCGATGAGCGATCTGGTGCGACCGGACCGCCCTATCAGCCATCAGGCGATGGCGATACATAAGATCACCGAGGCGATGGTCGCGGATAAGCCTTACATTGAGGAAATTATCCCGCGCTATCACGGCAGCCCGTGGTATGTGGCGCATAATGCGAGCTTTGATCGCAAAGTGCTGCCCGAAATGCCCGGTGAGTGGATTTGCACGGTGAAGCTGGCGCGCCGTCTCTGGCCGGGCATTCGCTACAGCAATATGGGACTCTATAAATCGCTCAAGTTGCAGGTGGAGACGCCGCCGGGACTGCATCATCACCGCGCGCTCTTTGACTGCTACATCACCGCAGCGCTGTTGCTGGAGATCATGAAAGTGTCCGGCTGGACGCCGGAGGAGATGGTCAATATCACCGGACGCCCGCAGCTTATCGTCACACTGCCGTTCGGCAAATACCGCGGCGAACCGGTGGCGGAGATCGCCGGGCGCGATCCGGGGTATTTGCGCTGGATGCTCAATAACGTCAAGCAACTCAACCCCGACCTGCGCCTGACGTTAAAGCACTACCTGGATAACGATTAA
- a CDS encoding DNA polymerase III subunit theta codes for MNQNLAQLPQEEMDKVNVDLAASGVAFKERYNMPVIAEAVEREQPAHLRDWFRERLIAHRLASVNLSRLPYEPKVK; via the coding sequence ATGAACCAGAACCTTGCCCAACTTCCGCAGGAAGAGATGGATAAAGTGAACGTCGATCTGGCGGCCTCCGGCGTGGCTTTTAAAGAGCGCTACAATATGCCGGTCATCGCCGAAGCCGTTGAGCGCGAACAGCCTGCCCATTTGCGCGACTGGTTTCGCGAGCGCCTTATCGCGCATCGCCTGGCGTCGGTAAACCTCTCTCGCCTGCCCTACGAGCCGAAAGTGAAATAA
- the yobA gene encoding CopC domain-containing protein YobA, translating into MALFAARFCRALALVAAVMTAPGVWAHAHLQQQQPAANATVATSPEALTLTFSEGIEPAFSGVTLTGPDGKTIKTGAVKRAPDDDKQLVAPLSAPLASGAYQVQWHVVSVDGHKTKGSYRFSVK; encoded by the coding sequence ATGGCACTGTTCGCCGCACGTTTTTGCCGTGCGCTGGCGCTTGTCGCCGCCGTTATGACCGCGCCTGGCGTCTGGGCGCATGCTCACCTCCAGCAGCAACAGCCCGCCGCGAACGCGACCGTCGCGACATCGCCCGAGGCGCTGACCTTAACGTTTTCCGAAGGCATCGAACCGGCGTTCAGCGGCGTGACGCTGACCGGCCCCGATGGCAAAACGATTAAAACCGGCGCGGTGAAACGTGCGCCAGACGACGACAAACAGCTGGTGGCCCCGCTGAGCGCGCCGCTGGCGAGTGGCGCATACCAGGTTCAGTGGCATGTGGTGTCGGTGGACGGCCATAAAACCAAAGGCAGCTACCGCTTTAGCGTGAAGTAA
- the copD gene encoding copper homeostasis membrane protein CopD — protein sequence MLEWSYVALRFAHVTALMLGAGGALYTALLTPGALRPTLARDSRRLWRITAVIAVAGAVAIFAVQAGLMGDGPADSLRQEIWQAMLSTRFGAVWLWQIVLALATLPCAFLLPRRGGLLLAAFCAQLALLAGVGHGAMHEGLTGALQRFCYALHVLCAAWWFGGLWPLLRLMSVAKDAAWRADAITAMMRFSRYGHLAVAGVIATGVVNSVLILGVAWPADSGYVRMLAVKIALVAVMVATALVNRYVLVPKFSRQATAQRRFILMTKLEVALGTLVLISVSLFATWEPF from the coding sequence GTGCTGGAATGGAGTTATGTGGCGCTGCGTTTCGCGCATGTGACAGCGCTGATGCTCGGCGCGGGCGGGGCGCTTTACACGGCGCTGTTGACGCCGGGCGCGCTCAGGCCGACGTTAGCGCGGGATTCACGCCGTCTGTGGCGCATCACGGCAGTGATAGCGGTAGCCGGTGCCGTCGCGATTTTCGCCGTGCAGGCGGGACTGATGGGCGATGGCCCGGCAGACAGCCTGCGTCAGGAAATCTGGCAGGCCATGTTATCGACTCGCTTTGGTGCCGTCTGGCTGTGGCAAATTGTCCTCGCGCTGGCAACGCTGCCGTGCGCGTTTTTGCTGCCGCGGCGCGGTGGGCTGCTGCTCGCGGCGTTCTGCGCGCAGCTGGCGCTGCTTGCAGGCGTCGGACACGGCGCGATGCACGAAGGGCTGACCGGCGCGCTCCAGCGGTTCTGCTACGCGCTGCATGTGCTGTGCGCGGCCTGGTGGTTCGGCGGTCTCTGGCCGCTGTTGCGGCTGATGTCTGTGGCGAAAGACGCCGCATGGCGTGCCGACGCCATTACCGCCATGATGCGCTTTTCGCGCTACGGGCATCTCGCGGTGGCGGGCGTTATCGCGACAGGCGTCGTTAACAGCGTGTTGATTCTCGGCGTCGCCTGGCCTGCTGACAGCGGCTATGTCCGTATGCTGGCGGTTAAAATCGCGCTGGTGGCGGTGATGGTGGCGACAGCCCTGGTTAACCGCTATGTTCTGGTGCCGAAATTTTCACGTCAGGCGACGGCGCAGCGCCGTTTTATCCTGATGACAAAACTGGAGGTGGCGCTCGGGACGCTGGTGCTGATAAGCGTCAGCCTGTTCGCCACCTGGGAACCTTTTTAA
- a CDS encoding YebY family protein, which produces MKKSLLALLMLSCSGMALAAPQIITVSRYEIGKDKWAFNREEVMLACRPGNALFAINPSTLMQYPLNDIAEKQLAQGKVTGQPIAVIQIDDPAHPGQKMSLAPFIERAQKLC; this is translated from the coding sequence ATGAAGAAATCGCTGCTTGCGCTGCTGATGCTCTCCTGTTCCGGCATGGCCCTCGCCGCGCCGCAGATTATCACGGTCAGCCGCTATGAAATCGGCAAAGACAAATGGGCGTTTAACCGAGAAGAGGTCATGCTCGCCTGCCGTCCGGGCAACGCGCTGTTTGCGATTAACCCGAGTACGCTAATGCAATATCCGCTGAACGATATTGCGGAAAAACAGCTGGCGCAGGGCAAAGTGACGGGACAGCCGATCGCGGTCATCCAGATTGACGATCCGGCGCATCCGGGCCAGAAGATGAGCCTCGCACCGTTTATCGAGCGTGCGCAAAAGCTCTGCTGA
- a CDS encoding KPN_01571 family protein, with the protein MNPFIYVFGLILTLDALREMAGAASVLGLW; encoded by the coding sequence ATGAATCCTTTTATCTATGTATTTGGCCTGATCCTGACGCTTGATGCGCTACGTGAAATGGCCGGCGCCGCTTCCGTGCTGGGGCTTTGGTAA
- a CDS encoding metallophosphoesterase, with translation MYQRIDGAAWRRIYIVGDLHGCLALLVSALKAERFDPRVDALISVGDLIDRGPDSPGCLALIGKRWFFAVRGNHEAMALEALETGDGALWAVNGGNWYFALGDSAQGEVNAQLARARELPLIIEIRSGARTLVVAHADYPSSRYAWQQPLDTHAVVWSRARVHRLQAGGEEHIYGADAFYFGHTPLREPLVRGNLHYIDTGAVFGNPLTLIRVQ, from the coding sequence ATGTATCAGCGAATCGACGGCGCGGCCTGGCGGCGCATTTATATCGTGGGCGATTTACACGGCTGTCTGGCGCTGCTTGTCAGCGCGCTGAAGGCCGAGCGGTTTGATCCGCGCGTCGACGCGCTGATTTCGGTGGGCGACCTTATCGATCGCGGCCCCGACAGCCCAGGTTGCCTGGCGCTTATCGGTAAGCGCTGGTTTTTCGCGGTGCGCGGTAATCATGAAGCGATGGCGCTGGAGGCGCTGGAAACCGGCGACGGGGCGCTGTGGGCAGTGAACGGAGGGAACTGGTATTTCGCGCTTGGCGACAGCGCGCAGGGTGAGGTTAACGCGCAGCTGGCGCGAGCGCGAGAGTTGCCACTGATAATAGAGATACGAAGCGGCGCACGTACGCTGGTGGTGGCGCACGCCGATTACCCGTCGTCGCGCTATGCGTGGCAGCAGCCGCTGGATACGCATGCGGTGGTCTGGAGCCGGGCGCGAGTTCATCGCCTGCAGGCGGGAGGAGAGGAGCATATCTACGGCGCAGACGCGTTTTATTTCGGCCATACGCCGCTGCGCGAACCGCTCGTCAGGGGGAATCTGCATTACATTGATACCGGCGCGGTCTTCGGCAACCCGCTGACGCTTATTCGGGTACAGTGA
- a CDS encoding YdfD/YebW family protein translates to MFALVLFVCYLDGGCDDIVVDVYNSEQQCLKAMDEQRMRHGGCYPVEDFIDGFWRPAQDYSDF, encoded by the coding sequence ATGTTCGCTCTGGTTTTATTTGTTTGTTATCTGGATGGCGGTTGCGATGATATCGTCGTGGATGTGTACAATTCTGAACAGCAGTGCCTGAAAGCGATGGATGAGCAGCGGATGCGTCACGGCGGCTGTTACCCGGTAGAAGATTTTATTGATGGTTTCTGGCGCCCCGCACAGGACTACAGCGATTTTTAA
- a CDS encoding YebV family protein has product MSKTSVKIGTFEIDDAELHGNAPGERKLSIPCKSDPDLCMQLDAWDAETSIPAVLNGEHSVLYREHYDQQADAWIMRLA; this is encoded by the coding sequence ATGTCAAAAACCAGCGTTAAAATCGGTACGTTCGAGATTGATGATGCAGAGCTGCACGGCAACGCGCCCGGCGAGCGCAAGCTGAGTATCCCCTGCAAATCCGACCCGGATCTCTGCATGCAGCTTGATGCCTGGGATGCCGAAACCAGTATTCCGGCTGTACTCAACGGCGAACACTCCGTGCTATACCGCGAACATTACGATCAACAAGCTGATGCCTGGATCATGCGTCTTGCCTGA
- the rsmF gene encoding 16S rRNA (cytosine(1407)-C(5))-methyltransferase RsmF, whose protein sequence is MRDAMPAGLAMDDFIAACQRPLRRSIRVNTLKISVEAFLAQVAPYGWQLTPVPWCAEGFWIERDDDEALPLGSTAEHLSGQFYIQEASSMLPVAALFADGNTPARVMDVAAAPGSKTTQIAALMQNQGFILANEYSASRVKVLHANISRCGIRNVGLTHFDGRVFGAALPEQFDAILLDAPCSGEGVVRKDPDALRNWSPQSNQEIAATQRELIDSAFHALAPGGTLVYSTCTLNREENQQTVRWLLARYPQAVEILSLEGLFPGAEAALTDEGFLHVFPQIYDCEGFFVARLRKTAPVAPLPAPTYKVGAFPFAPMKTREAQAVIAAAGKVGLVWDETLALWQRDKEIWLFPQAFTPFIGKVRFSRTGVRLAEVHNKGYRWQHEAVVALAGSDNPLAFELTAEEAQEWYRGRDVWPQTPPDADDVIVTFQRQPLGLAKKVGSRLKNSYPRELVRDGVLFATPV, encoded by the coding sequence ATGCGTGATGCGATGCCCGCAGGGCTTGCGATGGACGATTTCATCGCTGCCTGCCAGCGCCCGCTGCGCCGCAGCATTCGCGTTAACACGCTCAAAATCAGCGTCGAGGCGTTTCTCGCGCAGGTCGCCCCCTATGGGTGGCAACTGACGCCGGTGCCCTGGTGCGCGGAAGGTTTCTGGATAGAGCGTGATGACGACGAGGCGCTGCCGCTTGGCAGTACCGCCGAACATTTAAGCGGTCAGTTTTATATTCAGGAAGCAAGCTCCATGCTGCCGGTGGCGGCGCTCTTCGCCGACGGCAACACGCCCGCACGGGTCATGGATGTCGCCGCCGCGCCGGGCTCGAAAACCACTCAAATCGCCGCGCTGATGCAAAACCAGGGTTTTATACTCGCCAATGAATATTCCGCGAGCCGGGTCAAAGTGCTGCATGCCAATATCAGCCGCTGCGGCATCCGCAACGTCGGCCTCACTCACTTTGACGGGCGCGTTTTCGGCGCCGCGCTCCCTGAACAGTTCGACGCGATCCTTCTTGACGCGCCCTGCTCCGGCGAAGGCGTGGTAAGAAAAGATCCGGACGCGCTGCGCAACTGGTCGCCACAAAGCAATCAGGAGATTGCCGCTACCCAGCGCGAGCTTATCGACAGCGCGTTTCACGCGCTCGCGCCCGGCGGCACGCTGGTTTATTCCACCTGCACGCTGAACCGCGAAGAAAATCAGCAAACGGTGCGCTGGCTGCTGGCGCGCTATCCGCAGGCGGTGGAGATACTCTCGCTTGAGGGGCTATTCCCCGGCGCGGAGGCGGCGCTGACCGATGAGGGTTTCCTGCACGTCTTTCCGCAGATTTACGACTGCGAAGGCTTTTTTGTCGCGCGGCTGCGTAAAACCGCCCCGGTCGCGCCGCTGCCCGCGCCGACCTATAAAGTCGGCGCTTTCCCTTTTGCCCCGATGAAAACCCGCGAGGCGCAGGCGGTCATCGCGGCGGCTGGCAAGGTGGGGCTGGTCTGGGATGAGACGCTGGCCCTGTGGCAGCGTGATAAAGAGATCTGGCTGTTCCCGCAGGCGTTCACGCCGTTTATCGGCAAGGTACGATTCTCACGCACTGGCGTTCGGCTGGCTGAGGTCCATAATAAAGGGTACCGCTGGCAGCATGAGGCTGTGGTGGCGCTTGCCGGGAGCGATAACCCGCTCGCGTTTGAGCTCACCGCCGAAGAGGCGCAGGAGTGGTATCGCGGGCGCGATGTCTGGCCGCAGACACCGCCGGATGCTGATGACGTCATCGTCACCTTCCAGCGCCAGCCGTTGGGCCTTGCGAAAAAAGTCGGTAGCCGGCTCAAGAACAGTTATCCGCGCGAGCTGGTGCGCGACGGCGTGCTGTTCGCAACGCCCGTATAA
- a CDS encoding PqiB family protein produces the protein MSQETPASQTEARIKTKRRISPFWLLPVIALLIAGWLIWTTYEERGTTVTIDFMSADGIVAGRTPVRYQGVEVGTVQDIRLSDDLNKIEVTVSIKSDMKDALRDQTQFWLVTPKASLAGVSGLDALVGGNYIGMMPGEGEPRDHFRALDTQPKYRLNTGELMIHLHAPDLGSLNSGSLVYYRKIPVGRVYDYSINTDKQGVTIDVIIERRFTNLVKKGSRFWNVSGVKTNIGLSGAKVELESLAALVNGAIAFDSPADSAHADQNDTFGLYEDLAHSQRGVLVKLDLPGGQGLKENSTPLMYQGLEVGTLTKLNLNPGGAVTGELTVDPSVVNLLRDGTRIEMHSPKLSLNNPEISTLLTGSTLELVPGEGQPRNHFVVLPDDKTPLQKPGVLTLTLHAPESYGIDAGQPVILHGIQIGQVLERSLNAKGVSFSVAIDPQYRDLVKGDSKFVVNSRVDVKVGLDGVEFLGASASEWLSGGIRVLPGEKGEMKDDYPLYANLEKAVENSLSDLPTTTLTLTAESLPDVQAGSVVLYRKFEVGEVITVRPRANAFDIEVHIKPEYRKLLTPNSVFWAEGGAKVQLNGSGLTVQASPLSRALKGAISFDNLNGAGAGLGEKDKRTLYPSETAARAVGSQITLHAFDAGKIAAGMPIRYLGINIGQIESLKLITERNEVQATAVLYPEYVNTFARAGTRFSVVTPQISAAGVENLDTILQPYINVEPGRGPGRRSFELQEATITDSRYLDGLSIVVEAPEAGSLNIGTPVLFRGIEVGTVTGMSLGSLSDRVMVSMRISKRYQHLVRENSVFWLASGYSLNFGLVGGVVKTGTFNQFIRGGIAFATPPQTPVAPKAQAGKHFLLQDSEPKEWRQWGTALPR, from the coding sequence ATGAGTCAGGAAACGCCCGCTTCACAGACTGAAGCGCGAATTAAAACAAAACGTCGCATCTCTCCGTTCTGGTTACTGCCCGTTATCGCTTTGCTGATTGCGGGCTGGCTTATCTGGACAACCTATGAGGAGCGAGGCACAACCGTCACTATCGATTTCATGTCCGCCGACGGGATCGTCGCCGGGCGCACACCGGTGCGCTATCAGGGCGTCGAGGTCGGCACCGTTCAGGATATCCGCCTGAGCGATGACCTGAATAAAATCGAAGTCACGGTCAGTATTAAAAGTGATATGAAAGACGCCCTGCGCGATCAGACGCAATTCTGGCTGGTGACGCCGAAAGCGTCGCTTGCAGGCGTCTCAGGGCTGGACGCGCTGGTCGGCGGCAACTACATCGGCATGATGCCGGGCGAAGGCGAGCCGCGCGACCACTTCCGCGCGCTCGATACCCAGCCCAAATACCGGCTTAACACGGGCGAGTTGATGATTCATCTACACGCGCCGGATCTCGGCTCGCTGAACAGCGGCTCGCTGGTCTATTACCGCAAAATCCCGGTCGGGCGGGTTTATGACTACTCGATTAACACCGACAAACAGGGTGTGACCATTGACGTTATCATCGAACGTCGCTTCACCAATCTGGTGAAAAAAGGCAGCCGTTTCTGGAACGTCTCGGGCGTGAAAACCAACATCGGGCTGAGCGGCGCCAAAGTGGAGCTGGAGAGCCTGGCGGCGCTGGTCAACGGGGCTATCGCCTTTGACTCGCCGGCGGACTCCGCCCACGCCGACCAGAACGACACGTTCGGGTTGTATGAAGATCTTGCCCACAGCCAGCGCGGTGTACTCGTGAAACTCGATTTACCTGGCGGCCAGGGGCTGAAGGAAAATTCCACGCCGCTAATGTATCAGGGCCTTGAAGTAGGTACGCTGACTAAACTCAATCTCAACCCAGGCGGCGCGGTCACCGGCGAGCTGACCGTCGACCCGAGCGTCGTCAATCTGCTGCGCGACGGCACGCGCATTGAGATGCACAGCCCGAAACTCTCGCTTAATAATCCGGAAATCAGCACGCTGCTGACTGGCAGTACGCTGGAACTGGTACCGGGCGAAGGCCAGCCGCGCAACCATTTTGTGGTGTTGCCGGATGACAAAACCCCGCTGCAAAAGCCTGGCGTGTTGACCCTGACGCTGCATGCGCCGGAGAGCTACGGCATCGACGCCGGACAGCCGGTTATCCTGCACGGCATTCAGATAGGCCAGGTGCTGGAGCGCTCGCTGAATGCCAAAGGCGTCAGCTTCTCCGTCGCTATTGATCCGCAATATCGCGATCTGGTGAAAGGCGACAGCAAGTTTGTGGTGAACAGCCGCGTGGATGTCAAAGTCGGCCTCGACGGCGTCGAGTTTCTCGGCGCCAGCGCCAGCGAATGGCTGAGCGGCGGCATTCGTGTGCTGCCGGGCGAAAAAGGCGAGATGAAAGACGATTATCCGCTCTACGCCAATCTGGAAAAAGCGGTGGAGAACAGCCTGAGCGATCTGCCGACCACGACGCTGACGCTCACCGCCGAAAGCCTGCCGGACGTACAGGCGGGCTCGGTCGTGCTGTATCGTAAGTTTGAAGTGGGCGAAGTCATCACCGTGCGCCCGCGCGCCAACGCGTTTGATATCGAAGTGCATATTAAGCCGGAGTATCGCAAACTCCTCACGCCGAACAGCGTCTTCTGGGCCGAGGGCGGCGCGAAAGTGCAGTTGAACGGCAGCGGACTGACGGTGCAGGCCTCGCCGCTCTCCCGCGCGCTTAAAGGCGCCATCAGCTTCGATAATCTTAATGGCGCGGGTGCGGGCCTTGGCGAAAAAGATAAGCGCACGCTCTATCCGTCAGAGACCGCCGCCCGCGCAGTGGGCAGCCAGATAACCCTGCACGCCTTTGACGCCGGGAAAATCGCGGCGGGTATGCCCATTCGCTATCTCGGTATCAACATTGGCCAGATTGAGTCGCTGAAGCTCATTACCGAGCGCAACGAGGTGCAGGCGACGGCGGTGCTCTACCCCGAATACGTTAACACCTTCGCGCGCGCCGGCACGCGATTCTCGGTGGTGACGCCGCAAATCTCCGCCGCGGGCGTCGAAAACCTCGACACCATCCTGCAGCCCTATATTAACGTCGAGCCGGGACGCGGGCCGGGCCGCCGTAGCTTTGAGTTGCAGGAAGCGACGATCACGGACTCTCGCTATCTCGACGGCCTGAGCATTGTGGTGGAAGCCCCTGAAGCGGGTTCGCTGAACATCGGCACGCCGGTGCTGTTCCGCGGCATCGAAGTGGGCACGGTCACCGGCATGTCGCTTGGCAGCCTCTCTGATCGCGTAATGGTGTCGATGCGTATCAGCAAGCGTTATCAGCATCTGGTTCGTGAAAACTCCGTGTTCTGGCTCGCCTCCGGCTACAGCCTGAACTTCGGGCTGGTAGGCGGCGTGGTGAAAACCGGCACGTTTAACCAGTTCATTCGCGGCGGCATCGCGTTCGCCACCCCGCCACAGACGCCAGTCGCGCCGAAAGCGCAGGCCGGTAAGCACTTCCTGTTGCAGGACAGCGAGCCGAAAGAGTGGCGCCAGTGGGGGACTGCCCTGCCTCGTTAA
- the yebS gene encoding membrane integrity lipid transport subunit YebS, with translation MALKTQQLSPGKKLTIHAIGEPLPMEHYQRCPQCDILFMLPVVKSNQTAHCPRCDAKIRDGRDWSLTRLAAMAITMLLLMPFAYSEPLLRLYLLGTRIDANLFQGIWQMTRQGDTITAAMVLFCAVGAPATLVAAIAYLWFGNILGMNLRPVLLMLERLREWVMLDIYLVGIGVASIKVREYAWLEPGIGLLAFVALVVLSVMTLIHLNVEQLWERFYPQRPATRYHEDLRVCLGCHYTGVPDKRGRCSRCHIPLRRRRRQSLQKCWAALIASMVFLLPANLLPISIIYINGARQEDTIMSGIVSLAQSNILVAAVVFIASILVPFTKVLVLLTLLVSIHFKCQQGLRTRILMLRLVAWIGRWSMLDLFVISLTMSLVNRDQLLSFVMGPAAFYFGAAVILTILAVEWLDSRLLWDAHESGNARFTD, from the coding sequence ATGGCACTCAAAACCCAACAGCTTTCTCCTGGCAAAAAACTGACCATTCACGCCATCGGCGAGCCGTTGCCGATGGAACATTATCAGCGTTGTCCGCAATGCGATATCCTTTTTATGCTGCCTGTGGTCAAGTCCAACCAGACCGCGCACTGCCCGCGTTGCGACGCGAAAATCCGCGACGGGCGCGACTGGTCGCTCACCCGGCTGGCGGCAATGGCGATAACAATGCTGCTGCTGATGCCGTTTGCTTACAGCGAGCCATTGCTGCGTCTCTACCTGCTCGGCACGCGCATCGACGCTAATCTCTTTCAGGGCATCTGGCAGATGACCCGTCAGGGCGACACCATCACCGCCGCGATGGTACTGTTTTGCGCGGTTGGCGCGCCCGCCACGCTGGTGGCCGCCATCGCGTATCTCTGGTTTGGCAATATCCTCGGCATGAACCTGCGGCCGGTGCTTCTGATGCTGGAGCGGTTGCGCGAATGGGTGATGCTCGATATCTATCTGGTGGGCATCGGCGTCGCATCTATCAAGGTGCGCGAATACGCCTGGCTTGAGCCGGGGATCGGGCTGCTGGCATTTGTGGCGCTGGTGGTGCTGAGCGTGATGACGCTGATTCATCTTAATGTGGAACAACTCTGGGAACGGTTTTACCCGCAGCGCCCCGCCACCCGCTACCACGAGGATCTCCGCGTCTGTCTGGGCTGCCATTACACCGGCGTGCCGGATAAACGCGGTCGCTGCTCGCGCTGCCACATTCCCCTGCGCCGCCGCCGCCGTCAGAGCCTGCAAAAATGCTGGGCGGCGCTGATTGCCTCGATGGTCTTTCTGCTGCCCGCCAACCTGCTGCCGATCTCCATTATCTATATCAACGGCGCGCGCCAGGAAGATACGATCATGTCAGGCATCGTCTCGCTGGCGCAGAGCAACATTCTGGTGGCGGCCGTAGTGTTCATTGCCAGTATTCTGGTGCCCTTTACCAAAGTGCTGGTGCTGCTGACGCTGCTGGTGAGTATCCATTTCAAATGCCAGCAGGGGCTGCGTACGCGCATTCTGATGCTGCGACTGGTGGCCTGGATTGGCCGCTGGTCGATGCTCGATCTGTTTGTGATTTCTCTTACGATGTCGCTGGTCAACCGCGATCAGCTGTTGTCGTTTGTCATGGGGCCGGCTGCGTTTTATTTCGGCGCAGCGGTGATTTTGACTATTCTTGCTGTTGAATGGCTGGACAGCCGCTTACTTTGGGACGCACATGAGTCAGGAAACGCCCGCTTCACAGACTGA
- a CDS encoding GAF domain-containing protein: MNKTQFYAELNRDFQSLMAGETSFLATLANTSALLFERLDGVNWAGFYLLEDKTLVLGPFQGKIACVRIPYGRGVCGTAVATGEVQRVDDVHAFDGHIACDASSNAEIVLPLRVNGQVFGVLDIDSTVFNRFDADDEQGLRTLVEQLEAVIAGTDFKKFFAPDA; encoded by the coding sequence ATGAACAAAACACAATTTTACGCGGAACTCAATCGCGATTTTCAATCCCTTATGGCAGGGGAAACCAGTTTTCTGGCGACGCTCGCGAATACCAGCGCGCTGCTGTTCGAACGTCTTGATGGCGTAAACTGGGCAGGGTTCTACCTTCTGGAAGACAAAACGCTGGTGCTCGGCCCGTTCCAGGGCAAAATCGCCTGCGTGCGCATCCCTTATGGCCGTGGCGTGTGCGGAACCGCCGTTGCGACCGGCGAAGTGCAACGCGTGGATGACGTGCATGCCTTCGATGGCCACATTGCCTGTGACGCGTCCAGCAATGCCGAAATCGTACTGCCGCTGCGCGTTAACGGTCAGGTTTTCGGCGTGCTGGATATCGACAGCACCGTCTTTAACCGCTTCGATGCCGACGACGAACAAGGCCTGCGTACCCTGGTAGAGCAGCTTGAAGCCGTTATTGCGGGTACTGACTTTAAAAAATTCTTTGCGCCAGACGCATGA
- the proQ gene encoding RNA chaperone ProQ, protein MENQPKLNSSKEVIAFLAERFPQCFSAEGEARPLKIGIFQDLVERVEGEMNLSKTQLRSALRLYTSSWRYLYGIKPGATRVDLDGNPCGVLEEQHVEHARKQLEEAKARVQAQRAEQQAKKREAAGAEGEENGAERRERKPRPAPRRKENAERKPRPAKAAAAKAPRPAREERHTPVSDITALSVGQAIKVKAGNNAMDATVQEITKDGVRVQLTSGMSMIVRAEHLLF, encoded by the coding sequence ATGGAAAATCAACCTAAGTTGAATAGCAGTAAAGAAGTTATCGCCTTTCTGGCCGAACGTTTTCCGCAGTGTTTCAGTGCTGAAGGCGAAGCGCGTCCTCTGAAGATCGGCATTTTTCAGGATCTGGTGGAGCGCGTTGAGGGCGAAATGAACCTCAGCAAAACGCAACTGCGTTCCGCATTACGTCTTTATACGTCGAGCTGGCGCTACCTTTACGGTATTAAGCCTGGCGCGACGCGTGTCGACCTTGACGGCAATCCGTGCGGCGTGCTGGAAGAGCAGCACGTAGAACACGCCCGCAAGCAGCTTGAAGAAGCGAAAGCCCGCGTTCAGGCGCAGCGCGCCGAGCAGCAGGCGAAAAAACGCGAAGCGGCAGGCGCTGAAGGCGAAGAAAACGGCGCAGAGCGTCGTGAACGTAAGCCGCGTCCGGCTCCGCGCCGTAAGGAAAACGCCGAGCGTAAACCTCGTCCGGCTAAAGCCGCTGCTGCTAAAGCGCCACGCCCTGCGCGTGAAGAACGTCACACCCCGGTATCTGACATCACGGCGCTCAGCGTCGGCCAGGCTATTAAGGTGAAAGCAGGCAATAACGCGATGGACGCCACCGTGCAGGAAATTACCAAAGATGGCGTCCGTGTACAGCTGACTTCTGGTATGTCGATGATTGTACGCGCAGAACATTTATTGTTCTGA